The following are encoded together in the Pristis pectinata isolate sPriPec2 chromosome 31, sPriPec2.1.pri, whole genome shotgun sequence genome:
- the LOC127585043 gene encoding alpha-N-acetylgalactosaminide alpha-2,6-sialyltransferase 3-like, whose translation MLGTRLGAEIDRSECVWRMNNAPTEGYETDVGSKTTVRVVSHTSTPLLLRQGAFLSSLNSSFHIFWGPQRNMRRDGKGIVYNMLRTVRSRFPAAKIYTLTEEKMRFCDVAFKRETGKDRVLSGSYLSTGWFTFILAMEACNTIHVYGMINDSYCSTEGHKNVPYHYYEPNGQEECTEYYMHENARYGGHRFITEKTVFAKWAKERKIKFFNPTWQVS comes from the exons ATGTTGGGCACAAGGCTGGGAGCTGAGATTGACCGATCAGAATGTGTATGGAGGATGAACAATGCTCCGACTGAAGGCTATGAGACCGATGTGGGCAGCAAGACCACGGTGAGGGTGGTGTCCCACACCAGCACCCCACTGCTCCTCCGGCAAGGAGCTTTCCTCTCCAGCCTCAACAGCTCCTTCCACATCTTCTGGGGCCCTCAGCGCAACATGAGGCGAGATGGCAAGGGAATCGTCTACAACATGCTCAGGACTGTCCGCAGTCGCTTTCCGGCCGCCAAGATTTACACTTTGACAGAGGAAAAAATGAGATTCTGTGACGTCGCCTTTAAAAGGGAGACAGGGAAGGACAG GGTGCTGTCCGGCTCTTACCTCAGTACTGGCTGGTTCACCTTCATCCTGGCAATGGAGGCTTGCAACACCATTCATGTCTACGGAATGATCAATGACTCTTACTGCAG TACCGAAGGGCACAAGAACGTCCCGTACCATTACTATGAACCCAATGGTCAAGAGGAGTGCACAGAGTATTACATGCATGAAAATGCCCGGTACGGAGGTCACAGGTTCATTACAGAGAAAACGGTCTTCGCCAAGTGGGCGAAGGAGAGGAAGATCAAGTTCTTCAATCCCACCTGGCAAGTCTCCTGA